Proteins from one Bacteroides mediterraneensis genomic window:
- a CDS encoding restriction endonuclease subunit M encodes MAVNNQKKSQIISRQRVAERGEVFTAEREVNAMLDLVANECLRPDSRFLEPACGNGNFLTAILKRKLSELRRKYKNSPYDYEKQAIVAIGSLYGVDIMRDNVEECRERLFSIWNEEYTAHCKSDASEDVRQAAKFIISRNIINGNALTLMCVDAEGNDTSAPIVFSEWALISGNRMQRSDYTMSDLLLYNDNSEGNLFALSEEQKEEGGIFLRRYITHYKKVQDYGE; translated from the coding sequence ATGGCGGTGAACAATCAGAAAAAATCCCAAATCATATCCCGACAGCGAGTAGCGGAAAGAGGTGAAGTCTTTACTGCCGAGCGAGAGGTAAATGCCATGCTCGACCTTGTAGCCAACGAGTGCCTCCGTCCCGACTCACGTTTCTTAGAACCGGCATGCGGCAACGGCAATTTCCTGACTGCTATTCTAAAACGCAAACTCTCAGAACTCCGCCGGAAATACAAGAACAGTCCTTACGACTATGAGAAACAGGCTATTGTAGCCATCGGCAGTCTATACGGTGTGGATATCATGCGTGACAACGTAGAGGAATGTCGCGAACGTCTGTTCTCCATCTGGAACGAAGAATACACTGCACACTGCAAATCGGACGCATCGGAAGACGTCAGACAGGCTGCAAAGTTTATTATCAGCAGAAATATCATCAACGGAAATGCCCTTACTCTTATGTGTGTGGATGCAGAAGGTAACGACACTTCGGCACCGATAGTTTTTTCCGAATGGGCACTAATCAGCGGAAACCGGATGCAACGCTCGGATTATACCATGTCCGACCTTCTACTTTACAACGACAATAGCGAAGGTAATCTTTTTGCGCTCAGCGAAGAGCAAAAGGAAGAGGGTGGAATATTCCTGAGAAGATACATCACCCACTATAAAAAAGTTCAAGATTATGGAGAATAG